CCCAGGGGCGCCAGCGCGCGGCGCGCCACCTCCCGCGCTTCGGCGAAGGTGAACCGGGGCACCGGCATGCCGGGCTCCGGGATGAGCAGGTCCCAGGTGTGCGCCGTATCGACCCCGGCGACCACCTTCGCGTGCTCCGCGCGCAGCCTCTCGTACCGCCGGTTCGTCTCGGCGATGCTCGCGACCTGCGCCAGGGTCGCCCGCACGTCGCCGGGTGACAGACCGCGCTCCCCGTAGGAATCCTCGCGATAGTCCGCGAAGCCCCGCAGCCGGGACAGCGCGTTGTAGGACTGCACGGTGGAGCGGAGCACGAGGGCGTACGTCTCCTGGTGCCGCGCGAGGCCGGCCTTGCCGAGGCGGAATCCCGCCTCGCGGACGGCGCGGTCCGGGTGCTGGGCGATGGTCAGCCACTGCGTGCCCACGGAGAGCGGCCCGGTGGGGGTGGAGACCGTGCCGAAGTCGGTCTCGCTCGACAGGCGCGCGAAGAGCGGCGCCTGCCAGCCGACCAGTGCCGGCGCCACCTGGCTCTCGGCAAGGCGCCGGTCGACCTCCGCGTTCCGGCGGGTGTCGCGGGCCAGCCGGCGCGCGGCCTCGGCGCGCAGGAACTCCCAGCGCCGGAGCGACGGGTGCGCGGCGGCGAGGCGCCGGAACGCCGGGTCGCCGACCGACATGAGCCGGTCGCCGACCGCGCGCAGGGCGATCCCCAGCGTGTCCGACAGCACCCGCGCCGCGTTGCCGTCGGTCGGCAGGCCGAGGTTCTCGCGCAGGGCGGCGTAGGCGGCGTGCTTGTTCGCCGAGCCCATGAGCGAGTCCGCGTCGGCCAGGAGCCGGTCGAGCGCCGCCGCGTCCCACGGGCCGCCCTCCGCCGCGCGGCGCGCGAGGGCTGCGAGGGCCGACGCCAGCCGGCGCCGATCCGCCTCTTCCGCTTCGGGAGACGGGTAGAAGTTGCGCGCGAGATCGAACTGGTAGCGCGCCGGGTCGTCTCCCCCGAGCGGATCGAAGGCGGGCTGCGACTGGGCCGCTGCGACGGAGGCGCACAGGAGCGCGAGCGGGACGCCCCAGCGGGGCGCGCGCCTTCCGCCGCGCGCCCCGCGACCGGCGATCCACGATGGCTGCTTCACCATTCGGGAAACCCTCCGAGGAATGCCAGGCCGTCCGTCGACACCGATGTGGGCACCTTCAACGCACCGGCGCACTTCGCACTCTCAGTCCAGCAGCGCCCGGAACCCCTCCCCGTGCACGGCCGCCGTATTCATCGACGCCGCGCGGCAGGCTAGGGGCGGCTCGGCGCGCCGCCTTCCTGCGGCACGCTGAGCGTGATGTTGCGAAACTCGATCGGATTCTCCTCGCCCTGCAGCATGATCGGTCCCGGGGCGGCTTCGTCGCCGTCGATCGCGCTCCCGGTGATCCCCGGGACGATCTGGTCGGAGATGACCGTCCTGCCGTTGACCACCACCGTGATGCGGCGCCCCACCATCGTGATGTCGATCGACTGCCAGACGCCGACGCCGAGCCCCGCGTTCTCGCTCGGCACCAGGAACTTGTGCACGGCGCCCGTGGTGTTCCTGGCGGGCATCCGGGTGTCCTGTGTCGTCCGCAGGATCACCCAGTAGCGGCCGCGCGGAAAGATCCCGCTGGCGCCCGGACCCGGGTGCCGGAACTCGGCGTGCAGCTTGAAATCCTGGAATCGCTGCACGGTCATGAGGTTCGCCCCCTCGTTCGCGGTGTTGACGAGGATGCCGTCGCGCACGACCCAGAAGCTCGGGAGCGAGCGGGCGGTCGGCGCGATCGTCCACCCGGACAGGTCCTTCCCGTTGAACAGTGCGACCGGCTCCGTCCACGCCTTCGGCGCGTCGCGAAGCAGGCCCGGTGCGCGCCTGCCCACGAATGCCCGCATGACTCCCGCGGGGTACACGAGCGTGCCGATGAGCGAGTCGCCGGCTGGACGCACCTCGAAGCGGAGATCGCGCGAAGGCACCTCCCACGACGCCGGGATCAGCTCCCACTCCATGGGAATGCTGAAGCGAGCGACCCCCTCCGTCCGGCTCCAGTCGATCCTCCCGATCGGCCGCGCGCCTCCGATCAGGCCGACGTACCGTCCCACGAGGCCCTCGAACCCCGACCGCTCGATCTCGAGCCACGACGACGAGACGTCGTTGGGTCCCGTGGGGCCCAGCAGCTGGAGGTTCCATCTCCCGAAGGCAGAGTCGGCGAGGAGGGCCTCGACGCCAGCCAGGTCGGGACGCGGAGCCGCCGCGACGGAGGCGCCGGCGCCGGCCTCCCGTGCCATGAACTGGTCGCGACCGATGACGGTCGACAGCGCGAGGGCCGAGTCGCCGCTCGTGGCGAAGACCACGTGTGCGCCGAAGGTCTCGCGCATGGATGGATCGCGCCACTGCACGTAGAACGCGTCGTTGCCGTGAGACTCGAGATCCGCGAGCCGACCCTGGCCCATCTGGAGGGTCAGCGCCGATCCGGCGACCCGGACGTGGACGGGGCCGAACAGCGGGTGGTCGTAGCGCCCCGCGTACGCGGCGAGCGGGAGACGCGGCGGCGCGCTCGCGCGCATCGCCCGCATGGCACGCTCGTTGACCTCGCGCAGGCTGTCGGCGTTCGGTCTGCGCGCGAACGCTTCGCCCGCCCAATCGCGCGGCTCGTAGCCGAGGTAGGTGTCGGCGATGCGGTTCACGAGGGCGAACGGAACCTGCGTCGCGCCCGCCGACGACGTGTTCACGAGCACCACGACGCCCAGCCGATCCTCGGGAAAGAGCGCCATGTACGCGGCCTGGCCGCTGGCCGCGCCGCCGTGCCAGAGTATGCGGTGGCCGCGGTAGTCCGAGATCTGCCAGCCCATCCCGAAGGCGAACACGGTGTCCTGCATCAGCCGCGCGGTGCGAAAGGCCGGCGAGGTCCGCAGGTTCACCTGGACCCGGTGCATCTCGCGCATCGTGGAATCGCTCACGTAGCGCGTGCCGTCGAGCACTCCGTCGTTCAGGTGCAGGCGCATCCAGCGCGTCAGGTCGGCCGCGCCGGACTGGACGGCGTCGGCCGGCGCGGTGGCGCCGCGCCGCGAATCGCGCGGCATCTCCTGCTGCCGGCCCGCGAGCGTCGCGTGGGGCGCGGCGATGTTCGACATCGTCGCCGCCTGCTCGTACGTCCAGGTCGTGCGCGGCAACTGCAGCCGCCGGACGACGAGATCGCGCAGGACCGACTCGAACGGCATTCGCGCGGCTGCCGCGGCGGCCTCACCCGCGACCGTATAGCCGATCGCCGAGGGCACGGCCGTCTGCCGGAAGGGCGCGACGACCCGCAGGTGCCGCATGCGGCGCAGCAGGTCGTCTCGATCGGCCGCCGCGAGCACGGCCATGACGGGCGCGGGGTCCAGGCCGGTGCGATGCGACAGGAAGTCCCGCACCGTCGCCTGGCGGGTGAGGGAGTCCGTGGGCAGCACCAGCGTCGGCAGATGGCGGCGAACGGGATCGTCCCACCGGAGGGCGCCGCGGTCCACGAGCATCGCCGCCGCCGTCGCCGTGAACGAGCTCGTGAGCCCCGCGATGTCGAAGACGGTGCGCTCGTCGACCGGGTCCGGGCTTCCGAGCCGGCGTACGCCGTAGCCTTTCGCTACCAGCGTCGAGTCGTTGCGCACGACCGCGATCGCGAGCCCCGGGATCCGCCATTGCTCGAGCACGTCGGCGACGTAGCGGTCGAGCTCCGCCGGAAATGGAGCGGCCGGCGGCCGGCGCTCCTGTGCGTCGAGGCTCGGCGCCACCGCCGCCGCCAATGCCAGCGCGACGCCCCATCGGGGTGCGCGCCTTCCGCCGCGTGCCGCGCGATCAGCGATCCACGATAGCTGCTTCACCATTCGGAAACCTCCGAAGAATGCCAGGCTATCCCTCAACACCGAGATCGGCGCCTGCAACGCACTGACGCACTTCCTTCGCGCTTCGCACCTCGCACTCTCAGTTCATCAACGCCCGGAACGCCTTCCCGTGAGCACGGCTGGACGTCAGGCGGGCCTCACGGTTGGTCTCCTGGTTCGATGTGGCTGCAACCAGGCACAAGGCTAGGCGGCGGCGAGGAAGCGCCCAATCGCGCGGGGACGAACCCGCCGGGATGGAGGACGGCTGTGCAGGATCGGAGGATGGGGATCGGCAGGCCAGATCGAAGAACAACAACTGCATGTCTCACGCAGAGGAAGCAGAGTCAGCAGAGTCAACAGAGGGATTGTAGTTCTCTGCTGACTCTGCTGACTCTGCGTGAGTCCAGGTTGTTCATCAGATACGCGATACGCACCTTCTATGCACTAACGCACTAACGCACTCCACTTCGCACTTCGCACCCCGCACTTCGCACCCCGCACTTCGCACTCCAGTTCAGTCCATCAACGCCCGGAACGACTCCCCGTGCGCCCGGCTGGACGTCAGGCGCGCGCCGTCGCGCAGGATCAGCACGTACTCGCCGCGGAACCACGGCTCCACGCGCTCCACCGCGTCCAGGTTCACGATCGCCGAGCGGCTCACCCGCACGAAGCGCTCGGGGTCGAGCCGCGCCTCCACCTCCTTGAGCGGCTCGCGGATCAGGTGGGCGGCGCCGCCCTTCGCGTGCAGCCGCACGTAGTTGCGCTCGGCCTCGATCCACTCCACCTGCTCGGCCGGGAGGAAGAAGGCCGCGCCCTGGTCGCGCACCACGAAGCGGCTGGCGTAGCGGCGGCGCCGCTCCAGCCCCTCCAGCAGCGCCACCACCCGCTCGTCGGCCCGCCCCGGCGCGCGCAGGCGGACCCGCTCGGCCGCGCGCTCCAGCGCCGTCGCCAGCCGCTCGGGGTCCACCGGCTTCAGCAGGTAGTCGAGCGCGTTCACCTCGAAGGCGCGGATGGCGTAGGCGTCGTACGCGGTCACGAACACCACCGCCGGCATCTCCGCCGGGCCCACCTCCTCCAGCACGCCGAAGCCGTCCAGCTCGGGCATCTGCACGTCCAGGAACACCAGGTCGGGCCGCAGCTCGCGGATGGCGCGCACCGCCTGGCGCCCGTCGGCGCACTCGCCCACCACCGCCACGTCGGAGCGGCCGGCCAGCAGCATCGCCACGCGCTCGCGCCCGTGCGGCTCGTCGTCCACCACCAGCGCGCGGATCAACGCGCCTCCTCGGGCTGGGGCGCGGCGGCCCACTCCGTGGTGTGGAACGGGAGCAGCACGGTGACCACCGCCCCGCGGCCGGGCGCGTTCGCCAGCGTCAGCTCGTGCTCGGGACCGTAGAGCTGCGCCAGCCGGAGCCGTGTGTTGCGCAGCCCCACCCCCTCGCGCGGCGCGCCGTCGTCGAGCCCCGGGCCGTCGTCGCGCACCTCCAGCAGCAGCGCGTCGTCGTCGCGGCGGGCGCGGATCGCCAGCTCGCCCGCGTCGGAGAGGCGCCCGATCCCGTGGCGCAGCGCGTTCTCCACCAGCGGCTGCAGCAGCAGGTTGGGGACGAGCGCCGCGCGCGCCTCCCGGTCGGCCTCCACCGACACGCGCAGGCGCTCTCCCAGGCGGATCTGCATGATGTCCAGGTAGCGCGCCACGTAGCCGAGCTCCTCCTCCAGCGTCACCTCCTGCGGGGCCGCGCGGTCCAGCGTGTGGCGGAGCAGCTCGCTGAGCCGCAGCACCATGCGGTCGGCCGCCGCCACGTCGCGGTGCATGAGCGTGGAGAGCGCGCTCAGGGCGTTGAAGAGGAAGTGCGGGTGGAGCTGCGCCTTGAGCGCGTCGAGCTGCACGCGCGACAGGCGCGCCTCCAGCTGGCTGGCGCGCAGCTGCCGCTCGTGCAGCTCCCGGTAGTAGCGGATCCCGTGCGCCAGCGCCGCCACGATCCAGTAGGTGAGCAGGAGCGGGAAGAACTCGGCGTACACGAAGTCCAGCAGCGTGCCCCTCTCCACCCAGCCGAGCGCGCGCGCCAGGGGCAGGAAGAGCGCCAGCTTGAGCGGCACGAAGAGCGCGCTCGCCAGCGCGTGCACCGGTAGCGCCCGCCGCCAGCCGCCGCGCTCCAGCGGGAAGCGGCCCGCCAGCCACACGATGGCCGGGGTGAAGACGGCGCACGTGTACCAGTCGAGCAGCGTGTAGCCCAGCACGCGCTCCCAGTCCACCGCGCCATCGCCGAAGCGCATGCGGCTGACCGCGTGCTGGCTGGCCGAGAGCAGCGCCAGCACCGTCCACACCGCGAAGCCGCCCGCCCACAGCCACCCGCGGGGGAAGCCGTGCAGCGGGAGCGTCCGCGCGGGCGCGGCGGCCGTCCGGTGAGCGATGGTGGACATTCCGTCAGGTGGCAGGTTGGCTTATGGGGTCGAATGCTTCCGCTGGCTCCAAGATATCACCCTCCTCCCGCTGCCCTACCCCACCCGGGACGGTACCGCCTTCCGTCCGGACCACCCTCCCCCGTCGCGGGACGATTCCGCTCCACCGCGCGACGACGCGACTTCAGCTGATGGGGAGAAATCGCACCGTCTTCTTCAGCCCCGCCTTGATGAACATTTCCCGGTACCTGGCCGGCGAAAGAGGCGGCCGCGTCAGTCCCCGTCGATGGCTGTCGAGCACCGCCAGAGCATCGTCGCGGTTCGCGGAGATCAGGCCGCCGACGAATGCGTCGGGATGGATCGGCGTGATCCCGAACGGGGCGAGGGTATCGAGCGGGAAGTGCCGCAGATTGAAGGTCACGATACGCTGCGCGCCGGCTGCGATCGCCGCGGCGGCGACGTGCCGGTCTTTCGGATCGATGCCGGCTACCGACTTCTCGTGGCGCCGGTAGCCGAGAACGCGTGCGTCGGGGAACGCCTCCTCCATCGCTCTCCCGGTCCGGTGGATCCGATCCGGTGGGAAGTCCGGGATGTTCACGAGAAGGTTCCGCATCCACTCCTGCTGGATTTCGTCGGTCCAGCGCGGCAAAAAGAGCTCGGCGTCCGCCAGCCGCAGCAGCACGTCGCGCAGGAATTGGCCGTAGAGCACGTTCGCGTCGAGGACGGCGACGAGCGGCTCCCGGGAGCTCACGTCTCCTGCTGCGGCATGGTGGCCTCGTACAGGTCCTGGGTGAGCTCCGTGATCTCGTCCAGCAACTCCTGGCGGCGCTCCCGCTCGCGCTGGAAGGCGAGCACGTCGGCCAGGCGGATGCGGCGGTGCTTGTTGGCCCGGCGGCCGGGGAGGATGCCCGCGTCCACCAGGTTCGCCACGTGGGTGCGGGAGAAGCCGAGCATCCGCGCCGCGACGCCGGTGGACACCTCTTCGGCCGTGGTCACCACCGCCACGGTGTGCCCCTCGGCCAGCTCGCGCAGGATGGTGGCGACCATGCGCGCGAGCGGCGACGACACCTTCACCGGCTTCTGGCCGGGCGCCGAGAACGTGAGCCCCTCCTCGGACGACGCCTGCTCGAGCGCGGCGGCGCTCCGCGCCGCGGCGGCCGTGCTCACCTTCGCCGCGGCCAGGTCGAGCACGTCGACCACGGTCACCTGGTCCTTCAGCGTCATTGTCATCGTCGCCTCTCCGCGCGGCGGTTCCCGTCGAGCGAAGAGTATAGCCGGTCCTCCTTCAAAACGCAACAAACACAACTGCGCGAGACGGCGGGAGCCACAGCACGCCGGCGCGATCGCGTGGGAACCAGGGTACGAAACGAGAGCACCGACCCGGTACGGTCGGGTCGGTGCGCCGTGGAGGCCTGCTGAGCTCGTCGCGCCGCGGATCAGGCCGGCTCGCTCGCCGGGAGCGCGAGGGTGAAGGTGCTCCCGCGGCCGGGGGTGCTCTCCAGGCGCAGCTCGCCGCCCAGCATCTCGGCCAGGCCGCGCGCCACGGCGAGGCCCAGCCCGGTGCCCCCCACCTCGCGGCGGTTCGACTGCTCCACCTGCCAGAACGGCTCGAACACCCGCTCCCGGTTCTCCGGCGCGATCCCCACCCCGCTGTCGGCCACGCGCACCAGGTGGCGCGCCCCCTCGCGCGCGCCCTCGATCACCACCCGGCCGTGGTCGGTGAACTTCACCGCGTTGGTCACCAGGTTGCGCAGCACCTGCCGCACCTTCACCGGGTCGGTCTCCACCCGCGCCGGCTCCTCCTGCAGGCGCACCTCGAAGCCCAGCCCCTTCTCGCGCGCCAGCGGCTCCAGCAGGAGCGCCGTCTCGCGCACCATCTCACGCAGGTCCACCGCCTCCAGGTGCGCCCGCTCGTGGCCCGCCTCCATCCGCGAGAAGGTGAGGATCTCCTCGATCACCCCCACCAGGTGGCGCGCGCTGGCCACGATGCGGTCGAGCTGCTCGCGCTGCCGGGAGTTCAGCGGCCCGGCGAGCCCCGCCTGCAGCAGGTCGGCGTAGCCGGTGATGGCGTTCAGCGGCGTGCGCAGCTCGTGGCTCATGACGGCCAGGAACTCGCTCTTGGCGCGGCTGGCCTCCTGCGCCGCCTCGTAGAGCCGCGCGTTGCTCACCGACATGGCCGCGCGCTGGGCGAAGTCCTCGGCCAGCGCCAGGTCGGTCTTGCGGTAGACCCGCTCGCCGCAGACGAAGGTGATGGCGCCCAGCACCTCGCCGCGCGCCACCAGCGGCACCGCCATCAGCGAGCGGGCGCCCAGCGCGCGGATCAGCCGGGCGTGCCCGGGCCCCTGCGACACGGAATTGACGTACCCCGCGCTCAGCCGGCGGTGGAAGACGGGCCGCCCCGTGCGCAGCGCCTCCGCGCCGGGGAGCGACGAGCCGGCCTGGAGGGGGAACCGCTCGCGCAACTCGGCCAGGAGCGGCTCCTTCTCCGGGTCGGCGTGCGCCACGGCGATGCGGGCCAGGCGCCCGTCGGCCTCCAGCACGTCGATCACGCACCACTCGGCCAGGTGGGGGACGGCCAGCCGGGCCAGCGTCTCCAGCGTCTCGTGGTAGTCCAGCGAGCCGGCCAGCGCCTGGCTCACGTCGGAGAGGAAGCGGGCCCGCTCGGCCTCGGCCTCCGCCTGCTCGCGCCCCGCGCGCTCGCGCTCGAGCTGCAGGCGCCGCTCCTCGGCCTCGCGCCGGTCGGTGACGTCGCGCAGGGAGACCAGGAGGGCGGGGCGGCCCTCCCACTCGATGTGCACCACCAGCAGCTCGGCCGCCACCACCTGCCCGCCGGGGCGCACCACGTCGAGCTCGGCGGTCTCGCCGGCCACCACGGGGAAGCCGAACTGCTCCCCCACCAGCTCGCGCGCATGGCGGCCGAAGAGCCGCTCGGCCGCGGGGTTGGCGAAGCGCACCAGCCCGTCGTCCCCCACGATCACGATGCCGTCGGGGAGGCGCTCGATGATGAGCCGGAGCCGCTCCTCCGCGTCGGGGCGGGCGTGGCGCGGGGGAGCCGCGCCGGGTGCCGCGGTGCTCATCTCACCCTGCGCGCTCGCGCTCCCCCCGCTCGCCGGGCGTCTCGCCGCCGTCCTCCGGCGACAGGAAGGTGACGCTCCCGGAGAGGATCCCGCTCAGGTCCGTGAACCTGCCCTGCACGTGCATCCCGGTGCCGTCGATGGTGAACTCCCGGATGTCGTGGTCGTGCGCCGACCCACGCATCTTCAGTACCGTAAGCGCGCGCCGCATCACGCCGTAGCCCTCCACGTAGCGCAGCAGGACGATGCTGTCGGTGAGGGTGGAGATGTGCTTCTCGGTCACCGACGTCCCCCCCAGCAGCGACGCGGTGGTGGAGGTGAAGAGCCCCGCCGTCTCCTTCTGCTTGAGGAACGAGGTGAGCGAGATCACGAACTCGCGGAAGCTCCTCACGCTGGTCACCCGCTCCAGCGCCGAGAGGGAGTCGACGGCCACGCGCTGCGGCCTGAACTCGGCGATGCGATCGCGCATCTGCACCAGGTGGTCCTCCATGGCCATGGCGTGCGGGTAGGTGTTGACCACCCTGAGCTTGCCGTCCGCCTCCATCCCCGCGAAGTCGAACCCCCAGGCGGCGGCGTTGCGGTAGAGCTGGTCGCGGCTCTCCTCGAAGGCGAAGAGCAGGCTGCGCTCGCCCGCCGCGAAGCCCGCGGCCAGGAACTGCGTGGTCAGGAGCGTCTTCCCCGTCCCGGTGGCGCCGGAGAGGAGGATGATGGAGTCGCGGAAGAAGCCCCCGCCGCACATCTCGTCCAGCTCCCGGTTCCCCGAGCCGATGCGCACGGTGGACGAGCTCTGGGTGAGGGTGATCCCCGACAGCGGGAGCACGATCAGCCCGCGCGGGGTGATGGTGAAGGGGAACTCGCCGCGCTGGTGGGGGGCGCCGCGCACCTTGAGCAGCTCCATGGTGCGCCGCCGCCGCTCGTCGACCAGCAGGTTGCGCAGGATCACCACGTTGTCGGCCACGAACTCCTCGACGCCGTGGCGGCTGATCTCGCCGTACTCCTCGGTGCGCTCGCCGGTGAACACCAGGGTGACGCCCAGGCGCTTGAGCGAGCTGGCGATGCGGAACATCTCGGCGCGTAGGAGCGCGTGGTCCTTGAACTGGACGAAGAGGGCGTTCAGCGAGTCGAGCGAGACGCGGGTGGCGCCCACCTTCCGCACCGCGTGCTCGATGCGCGCCAGCAGCGCCCCCAGGTCGAAGTCGCCCACCACCGTCACCGGCGCTTCGGGGTCGGGCGAGGCGTCCACGAACGCCCACAGGCCGGCGCGCTCCCAGCCGGCGATGTCCCACCCGAAGCTCGACATGTTGCGGCGGATATCGTCCACCCGGTCCTCGAAGGTGACGAACACCCCGGGCTCGCCGCGCTCGACGCCGGCGGCCAGGAAGTGCGCGGCGAACACCGTCTTGGCGCTCCCGGCCGTCCCGGCGATCAGGGTGGCGCGGGTGCGGGGGAGCCCGCCCTGGGCGATGTGGTCGAACCCGGGGATGCCGGTCTCCAGCTTCTCGACGGCCGGTTGCGTGTCGCTCATGGGGTGCTGCCGGGGTGCACGGACGGCCAGCCGGGGAGGAGCCCCAGGCCGGCCAGGACCTTCTCGGAGTCGGAGAGGTCGCCGGTGATCCGCCGCGGCGGGGCCGGCTCTTCCTTGACGACGGTGGGGGTGGTGAGGATCCGCTTCTCTTCGGCCGCGCCCGGCTCGCTGACCACGTCCACCACGTCGATGGCGAAGTCGCCGCGGAGCCGCTCCTCGCAGATGCGCCGCAGGTCGGCGTACGCCTGCTGCGAGCGCGCCGTGTCGCCAGCCACGTACAGGGTGAAGCGGAAGCGGCCCATCGCCAGTCGGTGGGGTGAAGTCGCGCGCCCCCGCGCGGGGGGCTTCCGGCCGAGCCGAAAAGGAAGAGTCGCAGGTGCGGAGGGGCGCCGCAAGGCAAACGGATGGATTTCTTCCGATCTCGTTCAAAGTTTGCATCGGGCGCGGGCCTTTTTCTCCGCGGAACCCTCCGGCGGCTGCGGGCGGTGGGGGACCGGGCGTTCGGGAATGATTTCGTGATTTCGATCACATGCTGGCGCCGCGCGGAGGCCCCCTCCCTGGCACCTGAGGCGCCTGTCCCTCCCCCGCTGCGCGGGAGAGGGACTTCCTCGCTGCGCTCGTGACGGGCGGAACGAGATCTCGCAGGGGCGAGGCATGCCTCGACCGGGCTGGCTCTGTGCGGGGCCTCGCCTTACGCGCGGATGGTCCTGGTGCAGTCCGCGCAGGCGG
Above is a window of Longimicrobium sp. DNA encoding:
- a CDS encoding M3 family metallopeptidase; this translates as MVKQPSWIAGRGARGGRRAPRWGVPLALLCASVAAAQSQPAFDPLGGDDPARYQFDLARNFYPSPEAEEADRRRLASALAALARRAAEGGPWDAAALDRLLADADSLMGSANKHAAYAALRENLGLPTDGNAARVLSDTLGIALRAVGDRLMSVGDPAFRRLAAAHPSLRRWEFLRAEAARRLARDTRRNAEVDRRLAESQVAPALVGWQAPLFARLSSETDFGTVSTPTGPLSVGTQWLTIAQHPDRAVREAGFRLGKAGLARHQETYALVLRSTVQSYNALSRLRGFADYREDSYGERGLSPGDVRATLAQVASIAETNRRYERLRAEHAKVVAGVDTAHTWDLLIPEPGMPVPRFTFAEAREVARRALAPLGPTYAAELDALLDPANGRLDLVPRPGRAQRPGFSTGLVGYPSMFFQGRYDGYVDDVVILVHEGGHAVQNMLMTRNRVPAFYAWGPSYFTESFAGFNELLLLDYLYRTATDRAHRTYYLQRFLDQATGIFKTAREADVEDALYDSIPAGRLTSAREIEALMQAVGSRYSTWFHPGGEQTMEWVNSRQYFTWPLYRVNYLYSMLLALAYFDAYTRDPERFVPRYLSLLGRGYGAPPSALLREYVGMDLRDPALVQGARRVIEGRMAELEALYGAAGR
- a CDS encoding serine hydrolase, translated to MVKQLSWIADRAARGGRRAPRWGVALALAAAVAPSLDAQERRPPAAPFPAELDRYVADVLEQWRIPGLAIAVVRNDSTLVAKGYGVRRLGSPDPVDERTVFDIAGLTSSFTATAAAMLVDRGALRWDDPVRRHLPTLVLPTDSLTRQATVRDFLSHRTGLDPAPVMAVLAAADRDDLLRRMRHLRVVAPFRQTAVPSAIGYTVAGEAAAAAARMPFESVLRDLVVRRLQLPRTTWTYEQAATMSNIAAPHATLAGRQQEMPRDSRRGATAPADAVQSGAADLTRWMRLHLNDGVLDGTRYVSDSTMREMHRVQVNLRTSPAFRTARLMQDTVFAFGMGWQISDYRGHRILWHGGAASGQAAYMALFPEDRLGVVVLVNTSSAGATQVPFALVNRIADTYLGYEPRDWAGEAFARRPNADSLREVNERAMRAMRASAPPRLPLAAYAGRYDHPLFGPVHVRVAGSALTLQMGQGRLADLESHGNDAFYVQWRDPSMRETFGAHVVFATSGDSALALSTVIGRDQFMAREAGAGASVAAAPRPDLAGVEALLADSAFGRWNLQLLGPTGPNDVSSSWLEIERSGFEGLVGRYVGLIGGARPIGRIDWSRTEGVARFSIPMEWELIPASWEVPSRDLRFEVRPAGDSLIGTLVYPAGVMRAFVGRRAPGLLRDAPKAWTEPVALFNGKDLSGWTIAPTARSLPSFWVVRDGILVNTANEGANLMTVQRFQDFKLHAEFRHPGPGASGIFPRGRYWVILRTTQDTRMPARNTTGAVHKFLVPSENAGLGVGVWQSIDITMVGRRITVVVNGRTVISDQIVPGITGSAIDGDEAAPGPIMLQGEENPIEFRNITLSVPQEGGAPSRP
- a CDS encoding LytTR family DNA-binding domain-containing protein yields the protein MIRALVVDDEPHGRERVAMLLAGRSDVAVVGECADGRQAVRAIRELRPDLVFLDVQMPELDGFGVLEEVGPAEMPAVVFVTAYDAYAIRAFEVNALDYLLKPVDPERLATALERAAERVRLRAPGRADERVVALLEGLERRRRYASRFVVRDQGAAFFLPAEQVEWIEAERNYVRLHAKGGAAHLIREPLKEVEARLDPERFVRVSRSAIVNLDAVERVEPWFRGEYVLILRDGARLTSSRAHGESFRALMD
- a CDS encoding histidine kinase, which produces MSTIAHRTAAAPARTLPLHGFPRGWLWAGGFAVWTVLALLSASQHAVSRMRFGDGAVDWERVLGYTLLDWYTCAVFTPAIVWLAGRFPLERGGWRRALPVHALASALFVPLKLALFLPLARALGWVERGTLLDFVYAEFFPLLLTYWIVAALAHGIRYYRELHERQLRASQLEARLSRVQLDALKAQLHPHFLFNALSALSTLMHRDVAAADRMVLRLSELLRHTLDRAAPQEVTLEEELGYVARYLDIMQIRLGERLRVSVEADREARAALVPNLLLQPLVENALRHGIGRLSDAGELAIRARRDDDALLLEVRDDGPGLDDGAPREGVGLRNTRLRLAQLYGPEHELTLANAPGRGAVVTVLLPFHTTEWAAAPQPEEAR
- a CDS encoding PIN domain-containing protein; this encodes MSSREPLVAVLDANVLYGQFLRDVLLRLADAELFLPRWTDEIQQEWMRNLLVNIPDFPPDRIHRTGRAMEEAFPDARVLGYRRHEKSVAGIDPKDRHVAAAAIAAGAQRIVTFNLRHFPLDTLAPFGITPIHPDAFVGGLISANRDDALAVLDSHRRGLTRPPLSPARYREMFIKAGLKKTVRFLPIS
- a CDS encoding helix-turn-helix domain-containing protein, which translates into the protein MTMTLKDQVTVVDVLDLAAAKVSTAAAARSAAALEQASSEEGLTFSAPGQKPVKVSSPLARMVATILRELAEGHTVAVVTTAEEVSTGVAARMLGFSRTHVANLVDAGILPGRRANKHRRIRLADVLAFQRERERRQELLDEITELTQDLYEATMPQQET
- a CDS encoding ATP-binding protein; amino-acid sequence: MSTAAPGAAPPRHARPDAEERLRLIIERLPDGIVIVGDDGLVRFANPAAERLFGRHARELVGEQFGFPVVAGETAELDVVRPGGQVVAAELLVVHIEWEGRPALLVSLRDVTDRREAEERRLQLERERAGREQAEAEAERARFLSDVSQALAGSLDYHETLETLARLAVPHLAEWCVIDVLEADGRLARIAVAHADPEKEPLLAELRERFPLQAGSSLPGAEALRTGRPVFHRRLSAGYVNSVSQGPGHARLIRALGARSLMAVPLVARGEVLGAITFVCGERVYRKTDLALAEDFAQRAAMSVSNARLYEAAQEASRAKSEFLAVMSHELRTPLNAITGYADLLQAGLAGPLNSRQREQLDRIVASARHLVGVIEEILTFSRMEAGHERAHLEAVDLREMVRETALLLEPLAREKGLGFEVRLQEEPARVETDPVKVRQVLRNLVTNAVKFTDHGRVVIEGAREGARHLVRVADSGVGIAPENRERVFEPFWQVEQSNRREVGGTGLGLAVARGLAEMLGGELRLESTPGRGSTFTLALPASEPA
- the kaiC gene encoding circadian clock protein KaiC; the protein is MSDTQPAVEKLETGIPGFDHIAQGGLPRTRATLIAGTAGSAKTVFAAHFLAAGVERGEPGVFVTFEDRVDDIRRNMSSFGWDIAGWERAGLWAFVDASPDPEAPVTVVGDFDLGALLARIEHAVRKVGATRVSLDSLNALFVQFKDHALLRAEMFRIASSLKRLGVTLVFTGERTEEYGEISRHGVEEFVADNVVILRNLLVDERRRRTMELLKVRGAPHQRGEFPFTITPRGLIVLPLSGITLTQSSSTVRIGSGNRELDEMCGGGFFRDSIILLSGATGTGKTLLTTQFLAAGFAAGERSLLFAFEESRDQLYRNAAAWGFDFAGMEADGKLRVVNTYPHAMAMEDHLVQMRDRIAEFRPQRVAVDSLSALERVTSVRSFREFVISLTSFLKQKETAGLFTSTTASLLGGTSVTEKHISTLTDSIVLLRYVEGYGVMRRALTVLKMRGSAHDHDIREFTIDGTGMHVQGRFTDLSGILSGSVTFLSPEDGGETPGERGERERAG
- a CDS encoding circadian clock KaiB family protein, which produces MGRFRFTLYVAGDTARSQQAYADLRRICEERLRGDFAIDVVDVVSEPGAAEEKRILTTPTVVKEEPAPPRRITGDLSDSEKVLAGLGLLPGWPSVHPGSTP